A region of the Pseudonocardia cypriaca genome:
GTGCGGGGACACCGGAGATGTCCGGCTCGTCGTACTGGCCGAGGTCAGCGGTGTAGGTGCAGGGGATCCCGCCCTTGTCGCGCATCCAGGCGACCGCCACGGAGGTGTCGAGGCCTCCGGAGAAGGCGATGCCGATGCGCTCGCCCTTGGGGAGGGAGGTCAGGACCTTGCTCACGAGTTGGATGCTCCTTGCTCTACAGCTCGCGCAGGCGCGCGACGAGTTGGGCGCCGGTGAGCGGCTCGCGGGCCACCACCAGGAGGGTGTCGTCGCCTGCGATCGTGCCGACGACGTCGTGCAGGGCGGCGCGGTCGAGCGCGCTCGCAAGATAGTGGGCGCCACCGGGCGGGGTGCGCAGGACCGCGAGGTTCCCACTCGCGTCCGCGGAGACCAGCAGGTCCCCCAGCAGCTTGGCGAGCCGCGCCGTGCCGCCCTCGACCCCGCGCACCGGGCTGCCGTCGTCGGGGACCACGTACGCGCCGCGGACCTTGAGCGCGCCCAGCTCGTCGAGGTCGCGGGAGAGCGTGGCCTGCGTGGTGGCGATGCCCTCGGACTCCAGCAGCCCGAGCAGCTCGGTCTGGCTGTGCACGGCCCGGTCCCGGATCAGCTCCACGATCCGAGCCTGGCGGGCCGCGCGCGTCCCCGTGGTCATGCCTGTCGGAGCAGCCACGAGAGCATTGCCTTCTGTGCGTGCAGCCGGTTCTCGGCCTCGTCCCACACGGCGCTGGCCGGGCCGTCGAGCACCTCGTCGGTGATCTCGTCGCCGCGATGGGCGGGCAGGCAGTGCAGGACGATCGCGCCGTCGGCCGCCCGTTCCAGCAGGGCCCCGTTGACCTGCAGCGGCCGGAACGGCGCCGCCCGGTCGAGGCCGTCGTGCTCCTGGCCCATCGACACCCAGGTGTCGGTGACGACCACGTCCGCGCCGTCGACCGCGGCGTGCGGGTCGGCGACCAGCTCCACGCCCCCACCGGTGTCGGACGCCCGGTCCTTCGCGTCGCGCACCACGCCGCCGTCGGGCTGGAAGCCCTCGGGGGCGCAGATCCGGACGTGCATGCCGGCCGTGGCGCCCCCGAGGAGCAGGGAGTGCGCCATGTTGTTGGCCCCGTCGCCGAGGTAGGTGAGCGTGAGGCCGGCGAGGCGGCCGAACCGCTCGCGGACCGTCTGCAGGTCGGCCAGTACCTGGCACGGGTGGAACTGGTCGGTCAGCGCGTTGACGACCGGCACGGACGATCCGGCGGCCATCTCCTCGATCCGGGACTGGTCGCCGGTGCGCCACACGATCGCGTCGACGTAGCGCGACAGCACGCGGGCGGTGTCGCCGATCGTCTCGCCGCGGCCGAGCTGGCTCGCCTGGGCGTCGACGATCAGCGGGGTGCCGCCGAGCTGCGCGATCCCCACCTCGAACGAGATCCGGGTGCGGGTGGACGGCTTGTCGAACAGCACGGCGACGGCCTTCGGCCCTTCGAGGGGGCGCTGGGCGAACCGGTCGGCCTTCATCGCGTCGGCGAGGTCGAGGACCTCCCGCTGCTCGTCGGGCGTCAGGTCGTCGTCGCGCAGGAGGTGCCTAGGCATGTCCGGCGTCCAGGAACGTCGGGAAGGCGGCGAGGAACTCGTGGGCCTGGGCCTCGGTGAGGACGAGCGGCGGCACCAGCCGGACCCGGTCCGGCACCGCGTTGTTGACGAGGAACCCGCCCGCGCGGGCGGCGGTGGCCACGGCGGCCGACACCGGCTCGTGCAGCCCGATGCCGATCAGCAGGCCCGCGCCGCTGATGTCGCGCACGAGCGGGTGGCCCATCGCCTCGATCGAGGTCGCGATCTCCTTGCCGATGAGCGTGACGTGCTCCAGCAGACCGTCCTCGGCGATCGTGCGCAGCACGGCCAGCGCGGCGGCCGCGCACACCGGGTTGCCCCCGAACGTGCTGCCGTGCTGGCCGGGGCCGAACAGCTCCCCCGCCGCGCCGAGCCCGATGCAGGCGCCGATCGGCATCCCGCCCGCGAGCCCCTTCGCCAGCGTGATGACGTCTGGCACCACGCCGGCCTGCTGGAACGCGAACCAGGATCCGGTGCGGCCGATGCCGGTCTGCACCTCGTCGAGCACGAGCAGGGCGCCGCGCTCGGCGGTGATGCGGCGGGCGGCCTGCAGGTAGCCATCGGGCGGGGTGATCGCGCCTGCCTCGCCGAGGATCGGCTCGAGGAACACGGCGGCCGTGTCGGCGTCGACCGCCGCGTCGAGCGCGGCCACGTCCCCGAACGGGACGTGCTCGACGCCCGGCGTCAACGGGTAGAACGGCGCGCGCTTGGGCTCCTGGCCGGTGAGGGCCAGCGCGCCCATCGTGCGGCCGTGGAAGGCGTTCTCGCAGGCGATGATCTTCGATCGGCCGGTGCGGCGGGCCATCTTGAACGCGGCCTCGTTCGCCTCGGTGCCGGAGTTGCAGAAGTACACCCGGCCGGGAGCGCCGATCAGCTCGAGCAGCTTCTCGGCCAGCTCGAGGGGCGGCTCGGTGATGTAGAAGTTGCACGCGTGGCCAAGCGTCTGCAGCTGCCGGGTGACCGCCTCGACGACGGCCGGGTGGGCGTGGCCGAGCGCGTTGACCGCGATGCCGCCGACCAGGTCGAGGTAGCGGTTGCCCTCGGCGTCCCACACCTCGGCGCCGCTGCCGCGCACGAGCGTGAGCGGCGGGGTGCCGTAGTTGTCCATCATCGCGGCCTGCCACCGCTGTGTCAGGTTCTCGCTCACGGCGTCACCATCGTTCCGACTCCCTCGCTGGTGAAGACTTCGAGCAGCACCGAGTGCGGCATCCGCCCGTCGATCACGTGGGCCTGCGGCACGCCACCGCGCACCGCCCGGAGGCAGGCCTCCATCTTGGGCGCCATCCCGCTCGCCAGGCCGGGCAGCATCGGCTCCAGCTCGTCGGCGGTGAGGGCGCTGATCACCGACTCCGGGTCGGGGTAGTTCGCGAACAGCCCCGCCACGTCGGTGAGCACGACGAGCTTCGCCGCGCCGAGCGCCGACGCCAGCGCGGCGGCCGCGCTGTCGGCGTTGATGTTGTAGACGGTGCCGTCGACGTCCGGGGCGACGCCCGCGACCACCGGGATCCGCCCCGCGCTGACGATGTCGAGCACCGCGTCCGGGTTGACGTGCACGACGTCGCCGACGAGCCCGATGTCCACCGCCTCACCGTCGACGAGCGCGGTGCGCTTCTCGGCCGTGAAGAGCTTGGCGTCCTCGCCGGACAGGCCGACGGCGTACGGCCCGTGCTGGTTGATCAGCCCGACAAGCTCCCGCCCGACCTGCCCGACCAGCACCATCCGGACGACGTCGATCGTCTCCGGCGTGGTGACGCGCAGGCCGCCGCGGAACTCGCCCGGCAGCCCGAGGCGGTCGAGCATCGCGGTGATCTGCGGGCCGCCGCCGTGCACCGCGACGGGGTGGATGCCGGCGAGCCGCAGGAACACCATGTCCTGGGCGAAGGCCTGCTTGAGGTCCTCGTCGATCATCGCGTTGCCGCCGTACTTGACGACGACGATCTTGTCGTGGAACCGCTGCAGCCACGGCAGCGCCTCGGCGAGGACCCCCGCCTTCTCGCCTGCGCGCTCCAGCCGGGCCTCAAGAGGAGTACGCACTGTTCTCCTCCACGTAGCCGTGCGACAGGTCGGTGGTGAGGATCTCCGCGGTGCCGTCGCCGAGGCCGAGCGCGATCTCGACGAGGATGTCCGCGCCCTTGAGGTCGGCGGCGGACCGGTCGCCGGCGGCCACGCCGCCCTGGCAGAGCAGCACGCCGTTGATCGTGACGTCGATCCGGTCGGGGTCGACGGCCGCGTCGGCGTACCCGACGGCGGCGGCGATGCGGCCCCAGTTCGGGTCCGAGCCGAACAGGGCCGTCTTGACGAGGCTGTCGCGGGCCACGGTGCGGGCGACCGTGACGGCGTCGTCCTCGGAGGCGGCGCCCGTGACGCGCACGGTGATCCGCTTCGTGACGCCCTCCGCGTCGGCCTGCATCTGCCGCGCCAGGTCCTTGCACAGGTCGGTCAGCGCGGCGGTGAACGCCTCGGTGTCCGGGACGACCCCGGACGCACCGGAGGCGAGCAGCAGCACCGTGTCGTTGGTGGACATGCAGCCGTCGATGTCGAGGCGGTCGAAGCTCATGCGCACCGCTGCGCGCAGGGCCGCGTCCAGGACGGGCGCGTCGACCACGGCGTCGGTGGTGACGACCGTCAGCATCGTGGCCATCGACGGCGCGATCATCCCGGCGCCCTTGGTGAAGCCGCCGAGGCGCCAGCCTGCTGCGTCGGCGTGCGCGGCCTCCTTGGCGACGGTGTCGGTGGTCAGCACGGCGGTGGCGGCGGCCAGGCCGGCCGCGGCGTCGGCACCGAGCGCGTCGTGCGCGGCGACGACACCGGCGAGGACGTTGTCGCGGGGCAGCTGGGAGCCGATCAGGCCGGTGGAGCACACCGCGACCTCGATCGCGCCGCACCCGAGCAGCCGGGCGGCCTCCTCCGCGGTGGCGTGGGCGGTCTGGAAGCCCTCCGGGCCGGTGCAGGCGTTGGCGTTGCCGGCGTTGAGGACGACCGCGCGCAGCCGGCCGGTGGCCAGGACCTGCTGCGACCACAGGACGGGAGCGGCCTTGACCTTGTTGCGGGTGAAGACACCGGCGGCGGTGTGCTGCGGTCCGTCGTTGACCACGAGGGCGAGATCGGGCCCGTCGCCCGTGCGGATGCCGGCGACGACACCGGACGCCCGGAAGCCCTGGGGGCTCGTCACGCTCACGGGGCCACCCCCGTCACCGGCAGGCCGGTGGTCTCGGTGAGGCCGAGCGCCAGGTTCATGCACTGGATCGCGCCGCCGGCTGTGCCCTTGGTGAGGTTGTCGATCGCGGCGACGACGACCAGCCGGCCGGCGTCCGGGTCGACCGTGACCTGCAGCAGGACGGTGTTGGCCCCGAGCGTGGCTGCCGTTGTCGGCCAGGTGGCATCGGGGAGCAGGTGCACGAAGGGCTCGTCGGCGTACGCCTTCGCGTAGACCTCGACCGCCTCGGCCGCCGGCACGCTCGTGCGCGCGGTGCAGGTGGCGAGGATGCCGCGGGGCAGCGGGGCGAGGACGGGCGTGAAGCTCACGGTGACCGGCGCGCCGGCCGCGGCGGACAGGTTCTGCACCATCTCCGGGGTGTGCCGGTGCACTCCACCCACCCCGTAGGCGGACAGCGAGCCCATCACCTCGGCACCGAGCAGGTGCGGCTTGAGCGACCTGCCCGCGCCCGACGTACCCGTGACGGCCGTGACGACGACCTCGGGTTCTGCGATGCCGGCGGCGAAGGCCGGGGCCATCGCCAGGTTCACCGCCGTCGGGTAGCAGCCGGGGACGGCGACCCGCTTCGCACCCCGGAGCGCGTCCCGGGCACCGGGCAGCTCGGGCAGGCCGTACGGCCAGCTACCGGCGTGCGTGCCGCCGTACCAGCGCTCCCACGCGGCCGGGTCGGCGAGCCGGTGGTCGGCGCCGCAGTCGATCACGACCGTGTCGGCACCGAGCTGCGCGGCCAGCTCGGCGGACTTCCCGTGCGGCAGCGCGAGGAAGACGACGTCATGGCCCGCGAGGGTCTCGGCTGTGGTGTCCTCCAGCACGCGGTCGGCCAGCGGGAGCAGATGGGGCTGGTGCGCCCCCAGGCGCGTGCCCGCGCTCCCGCCCGCTGTGAGTGCCCCGATCTCCACGTCCGGATGCCCGAGCAGCAGCCGGAGGAGCTCTCCCCCGGCGTACCCGCTCGCGCCTGCCACCGCTACCCGCGCCATGCGCATGACTATGCACGGTGACGCAAGCTGATGCAAACGAGTATGAGCGGCGCGACAAGGCCTCCGTGTGCCGATCGTTCAGCCGCCGATGCCCGGGTACACGGTGAGGATGAGCGAGCACCGCACGGACTCCCCGGAGCCCTCCGAGCACGACCAGGACTCGGAGCCGACCATGACCGCGCCACCCGGGGAACGACCTGACGCCGGTGCGTCGGAGCTCAACCCCGAAGGACGCGGGGACAGTCCGGACGTGGTCGACACCGACGACGAGCAGGACGAACGACCCCGGTAGCGCCGGTGGCGCGCGAGATCCGCACCTACCCCATCGTCTTCTGGCCGTCGAGGGACTCGCGGATGATGTCGGCGTGCCCGGCGTGCTGGGCCGTCTCGGCGACGATGTGCAGGAACGCCCGCCGGGCCGAACGCCGGACGCCCTTGGGGAACCACGGCGCCTCGGGGAGTGGGTGGGAGAGGTCCAGGTCGACGGTGGCCACGAGCTCGTCGGTGCGCCGGGCGACCTCCTCGTAGCGGGCGAGGACGCCGTCGAGGGTCTCGTCGGGGAGCAGCTGGAAACCCGCCCGGAACTGCTCGATCTGCTCCGGGGTCGGCTCGCTCCAGTCGGTGCCACCGCCCATCGACTCGGGCCCGTCCACGACGAAGTCCGCCCACCCCTTCTCGACCTCCGCCACGTGCTTGATCAGCCCGCCGAGGGTCAGCTCGCTCGCCGTGCTGCGCTGCCGGGCCTGGTCGTCGGTGAGGCCCTGGACGGTGTGGCGCAGGAACTGCCGGTGCACCGTGAGGGTCTCCAGGATGTCGGCACGCTCTCCGGTCAGCGCGGTGGTGGTCATGACAGGGGCCTCCTGGGTGCTGGTCATCGCGTCTCGCCTCTCCCGTATCGCTGCTGCTGAGGACTACGTTATTCCTCGCTGGTGCCACTTTCTGACCTCAATTCAGGGCAGCCTGGAGAACATGGCCAACACGAGCTCGCGGACGCTGCGGCTGCTGTCGCTGCTGCAGACCCACCGGTACTGGCCGGGGCCCGAGCTGGCAGTACGGCTCGGCGTCTCGGTGCGGACGCTGCGGCGCGACATCGACCGCCTCCGCGAGCTCGGCTACCCCGTCGAGGCGAGCCGCGGCGTCGACGGCGGGTACCAGCTCGCCGCGGGCGCCGCCCTCCCGCCGCTCGTGCTGGACGACGAGGAGGCCGTCGCCCTGGCGGTCGGGTTGCAGGCCGCCGCCCACGGCGGGGTGGCGGGGATCGCCGAGTCGTCGGTGCGCGCGCTCACCAAGGTCGTGCAGGTGATGCCGCCCCGGCTGCGGCGCCGCGTGGACGCGCTGCGGGCCATGACCGTCCCGGTGACCTGGGGCAGCGCGGCACCCAGCACCGACCCGGCCGTGCTCACCGCACTCGCCCAGGCCTGCCGGGACACCGAGCGGCTCGAGTTCGGCTACACCGCGAGGTCCGGGGAGCGCACCGACCGGCACGTCGAACCGCTGCGGCTCGTGTCGCTCGGCCGCCGCTGGTACCTCGTCGCCTACGACCTCGGCCGCCACGACTGGCGCAGCTTCCGCGTCGACCGGATCGACGCACCGCGGACCACGGGCGCCCGGTTCCTCCCCCGCTCGCTGCCGGCCGAGGACGCCGCCGCATTCGTGCGCGCGTCGACGGACCAGGTACCCGGCTGGACCGTGGAGGTGCTGGTCGCCGCCCCCACCGCGCGCGTGCGGAAGATGGTGGAGCGCTGGGGCACCGTCGACGACGCGGGCGACGGCCGCTGCCGGCTGACCATGCGCGTCGACTCGCTGGACTGGCCGGCCATGCTGCTCGGGGCGATCGGCGCCGACTTCGAGGTGGTCTCCCCGCCCGAGCTGCTCGACCACGTCCGCGGCTGGGCCCGGACGTTCGAGCGCGCCACGGGACCTGCCTGAACCGGGGCCGTACGGTGCCGACGTGCACGAGATCGTCGAGCGACTGAGGGCCGACCTCGCCGCGAACGCGAACCCGGCGGCTGCCGTTGAGATGCAGCGGTACATGAAGTCGGCGATGCCGTTGCGCGGGGTCGCGAAGCCGGCGCGCGAGCAGCTGCTCGAGGCCGCGGTCACCGCGCACCCGCTCGCAGGCCCCGCGGAGCTGGACACCGTCGTGCGGGAGCTGTGGGACGGCGCCGAGTTCCGGGAGGAGCGCTACCTCGCCCTGTCGCTCGCGGGGCACCGCCGGCACGTGCCGTGGCTCGACCCGTCGTGGGTGCCGCTGCTGCGGCACTGGATCGTCACGGGCGCGTGGTGGGACTTCACGGACGAGATCGCGAGCCGCCGGATCGGCCCGCTCCTACGGGTCCACCCCGCGGCGCTGCCCCCCGTGATCCGGGGCTGGATCACCGACCCCGACCGCTGGCTGCGCCGCACGTCCGTGATCTGCCAGCTGCAGGCCCGCGACGCCACGGACACGGCGCTGCTCACCGAGGCGATCGAGGCCAACCTCGCCGACCCCGACTTCTTCCTCCGCAAGGGCATCGGCTGGGCCCTGCGCCAGCACGCCCGCGTCGAGCCGGATTGGGTCCGCAGGTTCGTGGACGAGCACCCGGACCTCTCCCCGCTCTCCCGCCGCGAGGCCCTGCGCCGCCTCGGCGGCTGACGCACCTGGTCGCGCACCTCGCTCGCGCCTGCGCACGCCTCCGGCGCTCACGTACATCTACTTGTGTGTATATATATCGTCGAGTATGTTCAGTGGCATGGCCGCCACCGTGCAGCAGCGACTGGCGACGATCTCGGAGCCGAACCGGTTCCGGATCGTCGAGCTGCTGAAGGACGGGCCGCAGCCGGTCGGCGGCATCGTCGATGCGCTCGGCCTGGGCCAGCCGCAGGTGTCCCGACACCTGCGGCTGCTCGCGGAGGCGGGCGTGGTCGAGGTGACCAAACGGGCCCAGCAGCGGATCTACCGGCTGCACCCCGATGCGATGCATGTGATCAGCGACTGGGTGCAGGGCTTCGCAGCTCTGTGGGCGGAACGGATGGATCGCCTCGGCTCCCTCCTCGACGACGACCGTGCACCCGAGCCGAACCCGTGAGGAGGTCGACCGTGCCCGACGGCATCGTGATCGACAGGACGAACAACACCGTCCACATCAGCCGCACCTACGCCGCCGGCGTCGACCGCGCCTGGTGGGCGTGGACCGACGCCGAGGCGATCCCTCGCTGGTGGGGGCCGCAGGGCTGGATGGCCACCGTGTACGAGATGGACGTGCGGCCCGGCGGCCGCTGGCGGTTCCAGATCGCGCCGGTGGACGGCTCGGCAGCTGCGGTCCGCAGTGTCGCCACCTACAAGGTGGTCGTTCCGCGTGCCGAACTGGCCTACGACGACGCGTTCGCCGACGAGGCATGGCGGCCCGATGGCACCGACACCTTCCCCACCACGGTCACCTTCGCCGCTGCCGGCACCGGCTGCACCGTCGACGTCGCGGCGAGCTTCCCCGACGGCGCAGCGCTGCAACGGGCCGTCGAGCTGCAGATGACCGATGGCTACGCCGAGGCGCTCGACCGGCTCGGCAGCGTGCTGGACACCCAGGACAACCCCGCTGGAGGAGAACAGACCATGTCCACCCTCACCTCGGCCGACGGCACCACGATCGCCTACGAGCAGACCGGTTCGGGCCCCGCGATCATCGTGGTCAGCAACGTCGCGGAGGACCACACCAGCGTCGCGGGCCTGGTCACCGCGTTGGCCAAGGACTTCACCGTGATCAGCTTCGATCGTCGCGGCCGCGGCGCCAGCGGTGACCCGCAGCCCTACGACCCGGCACGCGAGATCGACGACATCTCGGCACTGATCGACGTCCTCGGCGGTTCTGCGGCCCTGACCAGCGGGTCCGGCGGATGTGGGCTCGCACTGGATGCGGCCAGCGCACTGGGCGACAAGGTCAGCGGCCTCTACCTCTACGAGCCTCCGTTCATCGTCGACGGCTCCCGACCGCCCGTCCCTGCCGACTCCGTCGAGCACCTGGAAGCGCTGGTCGCGGCCGGCAAGCGCAGCGAGGCCAGCGAGTACTTCATGACCGAGGTGGTCGGTGTCCCCGCCGAGTACCTCCCGATGATGAAGGCGGACCCGTCGTGGGCGGAGATGGCGGCCTATGCCCACACCTACGCCTACGACGGCCGGATCTGGCGCGGCCTCCAGGACGGCACGCCACTGCCCACCGACCGCTGGACCATCGACGCGCCGATCGCCGTCGCCGTCGGCGGCAACGGTGAGGCGTTCATGCGCACCGGCGCCGAGGCGCTGGCCGCGATCTTGCCGAACGTCACCGTGCTGACCTTGGCAGGCCACGACCACTCCGCGTTCTGGACGGCCCCCGAGCCCGTCGCCGAACAGGCCCGCACGTTCCTGCTCGGCTGACCGACCCATGAGCCTTTCCCAGCCGGGCAGAAGCTGACCGCCGAGCAGCGAACCGTCAACCGGCGGTGAATTGCGCGGAACGGGCCCGGAGCACCTGGTGGGCTGGTTACGGTCGCCACGTGTGGCGGGTCCTGGCGTACGCGGTGGTGGCCGCGCTGGTTGTCGGCGTGCCGGGATGCACCACCGTCGTCTCCGGTTCGGCCGGGGCCGCCGGCTCGCGCATCGACGGCCTCGTCGCCGACGTCCTGGCCGACGAGTGCCTGCTCACCGCGACGGAGCTCGGCGAGCTCGTGGACCTGCCTGTGGAGCCTCCTGCGCAGGGCACGGTCGACCGCGGCGACGGGTCGCGCAGCGCCGCGTGCGTGGTGACGGCCGGGGCGGAGCCGGTGGCGCTGGTCAACGTGTACGCAGTGCGGTCGGGTTCGCCATCCGACTACGTCCGCGCCGCGGGCGTGGGGGGACGGCGGGAGCTGCCGGACGTGGGGGCGGGAGCCGCGGTGATCGGCACCGCGGCGGGCCCCACGCTGCAGCTCGCGGGCGAGCGCTACCTGGTCACGGTCCTGGTCTCCGGCAGCGTGCCCTCCGACGAGGAGTGGCGCGCCGCCGCCGAGGCGGCGCTGTCCCGCATCCCCGGATGACCGGTCATGACGGCGGGGCCCCTGCGGGGAGCGCTACCCGCGCAGCTGCGCCGCGTGCCGCTTGGCCGCCAGTGTGACCGCCGCGTCGCGGGCCTCGTTGGCCTCTTCGCTGGTCAGCGTGCGGTCGGGCGCGCGGAACCGGAGCGTGAAGGCCAGCGACCGGCGCCCGGCACCGACCTGCTCACCCGTGTAGACGTCGAAGAGGCGGACGTCTTCGAGGAGGTCGCCGCCGCCGTCGTGCAGGGTGTCGGCGATGTCCGCCGCCGGCACGGCGGCGTCGGCCACCAGCGCGACGTCGACCGCGATCGGCGGGTACGGCGACACCTTCGGCGCGGGCCTGTGGTCGGTCAGCGGGATCGCGTCGAGGTCGAGCTCCATGGCGCAGGTGCGCTCGGGCAGCCCGAGCGCCTCCACGACCTTCGGGTGCAGCTCGCCCGCGTGCCCCACGACCCAGTCGCCGACGCGCAGCGCGGCGCATCGACCGGGGTGGAACGGCGGCAGCGTGGCGGCGGTGACCCGCAGCTCGACGCCCGCCGCCTGTCCGACCAGCCGCGCGGCCTGCACGGCGTCGGCCCACCCGGCGGTGCGGCCCGGCCCCCACCAGCCGCGCTGCTCTCGCTCACCGGCGAGCACCGCGGCCACGTGCAGCGGCTGCGCCGGCAGGGCGGCCTCGATCTGGGCCAGCTCGGTGTCCGACGGCCGGCCGGTGACAGCCGGGTCGGGCATGGGCACCGGCTGGGCGTGCGGCAGCACCACCTGGCCGACGTGGAAGAGCGCGAGGTCGGCAGCCCCGCGGGAGCGGTTGCGCACCAGCGTGTCCAGCAGGCCCGGGAGCAGGGTGGTGGCGAGCTCGGCGCGCTCCGCGTCGAGGGGGTTGAGCACGTGCACGGTGCGGCGGCGCACGTCGTCGGCAGCCAGTCCGAGGGCGTCCCAGGCGGTGGGTCCGACGAACGGGAACGGCTCCACCTCGACGTACCCGGCCTCGGCGAGCGCCCGCGACACGGCGCGGCGCCGCCCCTGACCCGGCGTGAGCCCGCGCCCGGCGGGCGCGGCGGGCAGCACCGACGGGATCTTGTCGTAGCCCTCGAGGCGCAGCACCTCCTCCACCAGGTCGGCGGGCTGTGTGAGGTCCGGCCGCCACGACGGCGGGAGGGCCACCACGCGCGCGCGACCGTCGTCGCCGGTGACCAGGTCCACGGCGCACCCGATCTGGGTGAGCCGCCGCACGGTGGCCCCCGGTGCGTACGAGACGCCTGCGACCTCGTCGGGCAGGTCGATCGGCATCCGCACCGGCGTCTGCTGCGGCGCGGCGCCCGCGTCGGTGCGGCCGGCGGCGAGCGTGCCGCCACCGTGCTCGACGAGCAGCTGGGCGGCCCGCTCGGCCGCCACCGGCGGCAGCTGCGGGTCGACCACCCGCTCGAACCGCTTCGAGGCCTCCGACGGCAGCTTGTGCCTGCGGGCGGCCCGCGCGATCACGGTCTGCTCGAAGTGGGCGGCCTCGATGAGGACGTCGATGCGCCCGTCCTCGCCCGGCCCGGCGATCTCGGTCGACGCG
Encoded here:
- a CDS encoding DinB family protein, yielding MTSTQEAPVMTTTALTGERADILETLTVHRQFLRHTVQGLTDDQARQRSTASELTLGGLIKHVAEVEKGWADFVVDGPESMGGGTDWSEPTPEQIEQFRAGFQLLPDETLDGVLARYEEVARRTDELVATVDLDLSHPLPEAPWFPKGVRRSARRAFLHIVAETAQHAGHADIIRESLDGQKTMG
- a CDS encoding DNA alkylation repair protein → MHEIVERLRADLAANANPAAAVEMQRYMKSAMPLRGVAKPAREQLLEAAVTAHPLAGPAELDTVVRELWDGAEFREERYLALSLAGHRRHVPWLDPSWVPLLRHWIVTGAWWDFTDEIASRRIGPLLRVHPAALPPVIRGWITDPDRWLRRTSVICQLQARDATDTALLTEAIEANLADPDFFLRKGIGWALRQHARVEPDWVRRFVDEHPDLSPLSRREALRRLGG
- the argC gene encoding N-acetyl-gamma-glutamyl-phosphate reductase, producing MRMARVAVAGASGYAGGELLRLLLGHPDVEIGALTAGGSAGTRLGAHQPHLLPLADRVLEDTTAETLAGHDVVFLALPHGKSAELAAQLGADTVVIDCGADHRLADPAAWERWYGGTHAGSWPYGLPELPGARDALRGAKRVAVPGCYPTAVNLAMAPAFAAGIAEPEVVVTAVTGTSGAGRSLKPHLLGAEVMGSLSAYGVGGVHRHTPEMVQNLSAAAGAPVTVSFTPVLAPLPRGILATCTARTSVPAAEAVEVYAKAYADEPFVHLLPDATWPTTAATLGANTVLLQVTVDPDAGRLVVVAAIDNLTKGTAGGAIQCMNLALGLTETTGLPVTGVAP
- a CDS encoding acetylornithine transaminase, encoding MSENLTQRWQAAMMDNYGTPPLTLVRGSGAEVWDAEGNRYLDLVGGIAVNALGHAHPAVVEAVTRQLQTLGHACNFYITEPPLELAEKLLELIGAPGRVYFCNSGTEANEAAFKMARRTGRSKIIACENAFHGRTMGALALTGQEPKRAPFYPLTPGVEHVPFGDVAALDAAVDADTAAVFLEPILGEAGAITPPDGYLQAARRITAERGALLVLDEVQTGIGRTGSWFAFQQAGVVPDVITLAKGLAGGMPIGACIGLGAAGELFGPGQHGSTFGGNPVCAAAALAVLRTIAEDGLLEHVTLIGKEIATSIEAMGHPLVRDISGAGLLIGIGLHEPVSAAVATAARAGGFLVNNAVPDRVRLVPPLVLTEAQAHEFLAAFPTFLDAGHA
- the argF gene encoding ornithine carbamoyltransferase — translated: MPRHLLRDDDLTPDEQREVLDLADAMKADRFAQRPLEGPKAVAVLFDKPSTRTRISFEVGIAQLGGTPLIVDAQASQLGRGETIGDTARVLSRYVDAIVWRTGDQSRIEEMAAGSSVPVVNALTDQFHPCQVLADLQTVRERFGRLAGLTLTYLGDGANNMAHSLLLGGATAGMHVRICAPEGFQPDGGVVRDAKDRASDTGGGVELVADPHAAVDGADVVVTDTWVSMGQEHDGLDRAAPFRPLQVNGALLERAADGAIVLHCLPAHRGDEITDEVLDGPASAVWDEAENRLHAQKAMLSWLLRQA
- a CDS encoding helix-turn-helix transcriptional regulator is translated as MANTSSRTLRLLSLLQTHRYWPGPELAVRLGVSVRTLRRDIDRLRELGYPVEASRGVDGGYQLAAGAALPPLVLDDEEAVALAVGLQAAAHGGVAGIAESSVRALTKVVQVMPPRLRRRVDALRAMTVPVTWGSAAPSTDPAVLTALAQACRDTERLEFGYTARSGERTDRHVEPLRLVSLGRRWYLVAYDLGRHDWRSFRVDRIDAPRTTGARFLPRSLPAEDAAAFVRASTDQVPGWTVEVLVAAPTARVRKMVERWGTVDDAGDGRCRLTMRVDSLDWPAMLLGAIGADFEVVSPPELLDHVRGWARTFERATGPA
- a CDS encoding ArsR/SmtB family transcription factor, with protein sequence MAATVQQRLATISEPNRFRIVELLKDGPQPVGGIVDALGLGQPQVSRHLRLLAEAGVVEVTKRAQQRIYRLHPDAMHVISDWVQGFAALWAERMDRLGSLLDDDRAPEPNP
- the argJ gene encoding bifunctional glutamate N-acetyltransferase/amino-acid acetyltransferase ArgJ; translated protein: MSVTSPQGFRASGVVAGIRTGDGPDLALVVNDGPQHTAAGVFTRNKVKAAPVLWSQQVLATGRLRAVVLNAGNANACTGPEGFQTAHATAEEAARLLGCGAIEVAVCSTGLIGSQLPRDNVLAGVVAAHDALGADAAAGLAAATAVLTTDTVAKEAAHADAAGWRLGGFTKGAGMIAPSMATMLTVVTTDAVVDAPVLDAALRAAVRMSFDRLDIDGCMSTNDTVLLLASGASGVVPDTEAFTAALTDLCKDLARQMQADAEGVTKRITVRVTGAASEDDAVTVARTVARDSLVKTALFGSDPNWGRIAAAVGYADAAVDPDRIDVTINGVLLCQGGVAAGDRSAADLKGADILVEIALGLGDGTAEILTTDLSHGYVEENSAYSS
- a CDS encoding arginine repressor → MTTGTRAARQARIVELIRDRAVHSQTELLGLLESEGIATTQATLSRDLDELGALKVRGAYVVPDDGSPVRGVEGGTARLAKLLGDLLVSADASGNLAVLRTPPGGAHYLASALDRAALHDVVGTIAGDDTLLVVAREPLTGAQLVARLREL
- the argB gene encoding acetylglutamate kinase — encoded protein: MRTPLEARLERAGEKAGVLAEALPWLQRFHDKIVVVKYGGNAMIDEDLKQAFAQDMVFLRLAGIHPVAVHGGGPQITAMLDRLGLPGEFRGGLRVTTPETIDVVRMVLVGQVGRELVGLINQHGPYAVGLSGEDAKLFTAEKRTALVDGEAVDIGLVGDVVHVNPDAVLDIVSAGRIPVVAGVAPDVDGTVYNINADSAAAALASALGAAKLVVLTDVAGLFANYPDPESVISALTADELEPMLPGLASGMAPKMEACLRAVRGGVPQAHVIDGRMPHSVLLEVFTSEGVGTMVTP